One Bacteroidia bacterium genomic window carries:
- a CDS encoding T9SS type A sorting domain-containing protein, translating to MRRSLHIAFLGLGLFIQNAQSQTVVIEGTIHVDKDWTESSSAVVRAEDGSTGVASRVIFESTSASNVTMNSGSYFYNLEVNKTAGSSPNNYLTHLSDITVNNNLVLTAGILNLNSKSMVLENSAASAITFAAGTGILAETGPATVAPGGGTPSSGYGYVKWKTKSATGNYIVPFIKSAGNDVRLRYQITNAGDASGQINFSTYGTPSNNRPWAAGVTQLNAGATDGSSSVANRYYIIEQGTYGTKPKGYLTFKYLTAELDPTINESRLAAQRFNTASHAWGDWLYSHTADVSQKTVTIFVSNPLDYYDSWVLADNGNPLPIELIEFEARANGDHVDLSWITASEINSDYFLVEKTQDGENFSEVTKVDAANFSNNTLNYSAIDPNPFEGLSYYRLKEVDNDGQFEYSELRPVQFSKGAVDQGIEIFPNPNQGDMFNLELKGFEKEKPVLVVVQDIAGRTFYSKITYVESEHSIKLISSDDNLAKGVYLVVASTDNRVYSKKMIVD from the coding sequence ATGAGAAGAAGTTTACACATAGCCTTTCTCGGTTTGGGTTTGTTCATCCAAAATGCCCAATCTCAAACGGTAGTTATCGAAGGCACTATCCATGTGGATAAGGATTGGACTGAATCGTCCTCTGCAGTTGTTAGGGCAGAAGATGGATCTACAGGTGTAGCATCCAGAGTTATTTTCGAAAGCACCAGCGCTTCAAATGTTACCATGAACAGTGGTTCCTATTTCTATAACCTGGAAGTAAACAAAACCGCAGGATCTAGTCCCAACAATTACCTAACCCATTTATCTGATATCACTGTTAATAATAACCTGGTTCTTACAGCAGGTATTCTTAACCTAAATAGCAAAAGCATGGTGCTGGAAAATTCCGCAGCTTCTGCTATCACCTTTGCTGCCGGAACCGGAATTTTAGCCGAAACCGGACCTGCAACGGTAGCTCCCGGTGGTGGAACCCCAAGCTCCGGATATGGATACGTTAAATGGAAAACCAAAAGCGCTACCGGCAATTACATTGTGCCTTTTATCAAATCAGCCGGTAACGATGTTCGCCTTCGCTACCAAATTACCAATGCCGGCGACGCTTCCGGACAAATTAACTTCAGCACTTACGGTACTCCTTCCAATAACAGACCTTGGGCTGCCGGTGTAACTCAACTGAATGCAGGTGCTACCGATGGATCTTCTTCAGTTGCCAACCGTTACTACATCATCGAACAAGGAACTTACGGTACCAAACCCAAAGGTTACCTTACCTTTAAATACCTTACCGCTGAACTTGACCCAACTATTAATGAAAGTCGCCTGGCTGCCCAACGGTTTAATACAGCCTCGCATGCCTGGGGCGATTGGTTGTATAGCCACACCGCCGATGTGTCCCAAAAAACAGTGACTATCTTTGTTTCTAACCCTCTCGACTACTATGACTCATGGGTGTTGGCCGATAATGGAAACCCTCTTCCAATTGAGTTAATCGAGTTCGAAGCCAGAGCAAATGGCGACCACGTTGACTTGTCCTGGATTACTGCCTCCGAAATTAATTCCGATTACTTCCTGGTTGAAAAAACCCAAGATGGCGAAAACTTCAGCGAAGTAACTAAAGTGGATGCCGCTAATTTCTCCAACAATACGCTTAATTACTCAGCTATCGACCCCAATCCCTTCGAAGGGTTATCCTATTACCGCCTTAAAGAAGTGGATAACGATGGCCAATTCGAATACTCCGAACTCAGACCTGTTCAGTTCTCTAAAGGAGCTGTCGATCAAGGAATTGAAATATTCCCTAACCCTAACCAAGGCGATATGTTTAACCTCGAATTGAAAGGTTTCGAAAAAGAAAAACCGGTGTTGGTAGTGGTTCAGGATATTGCCGGTCGAACCTTCTACTCCAAAATTACCTATGTTGAAAGTGAGCACAGTATTAAGCTAATTAGCTCCGATGATAATTTGGCCAAAGGGGTTTACCTGGTTGTGGCAAGCACCGATAATAGGGTATATTCCAAAAAAATGATTGTAGATTAA
- a CDS encoding alpha/beta hydrolase has product MKKLILLPGALGSSHQFVQLTQRLTPFFQILQPNYPGHAGLPMLNSELSVNSLTDWLLSFLELEEQPVALMGYSLGGYLALNAAAIEPSKIHGVLTLATKIDWNPQQALSETQTLNTNFLSQKAPEFLQQLQQVHGSNSLESLLQLTQQLMLNLGENPVLTPERLSGIRVPVRMGVGDKDKMVGILETFSAVKSIPNAQFFVLPNTKHPFESVNPAHLEFQIRDFFK; this is encoded by the coding sequence ATGAAAAAACTGATTCTTTTGCCCGGAGCACTGGGTAGTTCCCACCAATTTGTTCAACTTACCCAAAGACTAACCCCTTTTTTTCAAATTCTTCAACCCAATTATCCCGGTCATGCAGGTTTGCCCATGTTGAACTCCGAACTTAGTGTCAACTCACTTACCGATTGGTTGCTTTCATTTTTAGAGCTAGAAGAGCAACCCGTGGCATTAATGGGTTATTCCTTGGGAGGGTATCTGGCTTTGAATGCAGCAGCTATTGAGCCATCTAAAATTCACGGAGTGTTAACCCTGGCAACTAAAATAGATTGGAATCCACAACAAGCACTCTCTGAAACTCAAACCCTTAATACAAATTTTCTTAGCCAAAAAGCTCCGGAATTTCTCCAACAACTTCAACAAGTTCATGGCTCTAACTCCCTTGAAAGTTTACTCCAATTAACCCAACAACTAATGCTCAACCTGGGTGAAAATCCGGTTCTAACTCCCGAAAGGCTTTCTGGCATAAGAGTTCCTGTTCGAATGGGTGTTGGAGATAAGGATAAAATGGTAGGAATTTTAGAGACTTTTTCCGCTGTAAAATCCATTCCAAATGCCCAGTTTTTCGTTTTGCCCAATACCAAACACCCGTTTGAATCTGTCAACCCCGCCCATCTGGAGTTTCAAATTCGTGATTTTTTTAAGTGA